In one bacterium BMS3Abin11 genomic region, the following are encoded:
- the tusE_1 gene encoding sulfurtransferase TusE has translation MAIEFEGKTIDTTATGYLTDINDWSESLGAHIAEDEGIEMTDRHWDVVKYLRSEFIENGGNQPNTRNMNKDMGKVWGEKISSKELFDLFPGGPSKQAGRIGGLPESRRKGGY, from the coding sequence ATGGCAATCGAATTTGAAGGCAAAACTATTGATACAACGGCAACCGGGTATCTCACCGACATTAATGACTGGAGCGAAAGTCTCGGCGCACATATTGCTGAAGATGAAGGTATCGAGATGACTGATCGTCATTGGGATGTGGTTAAATATCTGCGTTCAGAATTTATTGAAAATGGTGGAAATCAGCCAAATACGCGCAATATGAATAAAGACATGGGCAAGGTATGGGGTGAGAAAATTAGCTCCAAAGAACTGTTTGACCTGTTCCCTGGTGGCCCAAGCAAACAGGCTGGCCGCATTGGTGGTCTGCCAGAGAGTCGTCGAAAAGGCGGTTATTAA